From Cyclopterus lumpus isolate fCycLum1 chromosome 2, fCycLum1.pri, whole genome shotgun sequence, a single genomic window includes:
- the cpb2 gene encoding carboxypeptidase B2: MRALLLLFFLMNLDKLLKRGHCTETRDQILTITPKTQEQVDILRNISSHYETALWQPVSSHYIKEETEVHLFVPANSSATVKDLLQKHAVTHAVLLANANELIEMQTMNSTTDPRSGSTFYERYHSLDDIYHWINKTRQDNPDTVEAILIGSSYEKRPLYALKLSLNNSMNKKAMWIDCGIHAREWIAPAFCLWFVQYALSFYKLNQEITDIMDNMDVYILPVMNPDGYHYTWATNRMWRKNRSVSKSSKCIGVDLNRNFDANWCTEGASHEPCTEIYCGAFPESEPESQAVANFLRSHKDSVQLYLSMHSYSQMLLFPYSCTLDEAENHNDLLEMVQEAAQLIRRHYRNIYKYGSGSKTIYLAPGGSDDWAYNLGIKYSFTFELQDRGRYGFLLPPSHISRACNEALIAVKTIALKVIKKTQASKSPVQAD, translated from the exons ATGAGGGctcttttgcttttgttttttttaatgaatttggACAAACTTCTGAAGAGAGGACACTGCACAGAAACCCG AGACCAAATTCTAACAATCACCCCGAAAACACAGGAACAAGTGGACATCTTGAGGAATATTTCGTCTCATTATGAG ACAGCCTTATGGCAGCCTGTGTCATCTCACTACATCAAAGAAGAAACCGAGGTCCACCTGTTTGTTCCTGCAAACAGCTCGGCGACTGTAAAGGATCTGCTGCAGAAACACGCCGTAACTCACGC GGTGTTACTGGCCAACGCCAACGAGTTGATTGAAATGCAAACGATGAACAGCACCACTGACCCACGAAGCGGCTCAACTTTCTACGAGAGATATCACAGTCTTGACGAT ATCTACCATTGGATAAACAAGACCCGACAGGACAACCCGGACACAGTTGAAGCCATTCTCATTGGCTCCTCATATGAGAAGCGACCACTTTACGCTCTGAAG TTGTCTCTAAATAACAGTATGAATAAGAAAGCAATGTGGATTGACTGTGGGATCCATGCCAGAGAGTGGATCGCTCCTGCTTTCTGCTTATGGTTTGTACAATAT GCGTTGTCATTTTACAAGCTGAACCAAGAAATTACAGACATCATGGACAACATGGATGTCTACATCTTGCCTGTTATGAACCCTGATGGATACCATTACACATGGGCAACA AACCGGATGTGGAGGAAAAACCGCTCTGTGAGCAAGAGCAGCAAGTGCATCGGGGTCGACCTCAACAGAAACTTTGATGCCAACTGGTGCA CGGAGGGGGCCTCTCATGAGCCCTGCACTGAGATCTACTGCGGTGCGTTTCCAGAGTCGGAACCAGAGTCGCAGGCCGTGGCCAATTTCCTGCGCAGCCACAAGGACTCAGTTCAGCTGTACCTCAGCATGCACTCTTACTCTCAGATGCTGCTCTTCCCGTACTCCTGCACCCTAGATGAAGCAGAGAACCACAATGACCTG cTTGAGATGGTTCAAGAAGCTGCCCAGTTAATCAGAAGACATTACAGGAACATCTACAAATATGGTTCTGGATCAAAGACAATAT ATTTGGCTCCTGGCGGTTCTGATGATTGGGCGTACAACCTTGGCATCAAATACTCCTTCACATTTGAGCTCCAGGACCGCGGGCGTTATGGCTTCCTCCTGCCGCCATCTCACATTTCCAGGGCCTGCAACGAAGCTCTGATTGCTGTGAAGACCATTGCTCTCAAGGTTATTAAGAAAACCCAAGCTTCAAAAAGTCCAGTTCAAGCTGATTGA
- the alg11 gene encoding GDP-Man:Man(3)GlcNAc(2)-PP-Dol alpha-1,2-mannosyltransferase, whose protein sequence is MSGHDQLVLCLCELTRLLWKLLLPLVFLCVLLIAVLVLLVLAVRFWLQSSRNARRARDGRPTVAFFHPYCNAGGGGERVLWCAIRALQSRYVDINFVVYTGDLGVTGQQILDGARRRFNIALPRPVQFVFLRHRLLVEPGLFPHFTLLGQSVGSVFLGWEALMEFVPDIYIDSMGYAFTLPLFRYLGGCSVGSYVHYPTISTDMLSVVRERNPRFNNPDYVSNSLFLSAFKVVYYCLLALLYGMAGSCSDLIMVNSSWTLDHILSLWRAPNRTSVVYPPCDVSAFMDVPLEEDGDRKCHSIVSIGQFRPEKDHRLQIRAFKKVLDRRREGAGGREALKLVLIGGCRNQEDEDRVLMLRGLCQELGVADRVAFKLNVPFEELKREIAEATIGLHTMWNEHFGIGIVECMAAGKVILAHKSGGPKLDIVVPFEGGQTGFLADDEDSYAEAVERILALAPASRLHIRRNARQSVARFSDQEFEACFLAAMEPLMGTLER, encoded by the exons ATGTCGGGCCACGATCAACTGGTCCTCTGTTTGTGTGAATTAACGAG gTTGCTGTGGAAGTTGCTGCTACCCctggtgtttctgtgtgtgctgctgATCGCTGTCCTGGTCCTGCTGGTGCTGGCCGTGCGCTTCTGGCTTCAAAGCAGCAGGAACGCTCGGAGGGCGAGGGATGGCCGTCCCACGGTGGCCTTCTTCCACCCCTACTGCAACGCTGGCggtgggggagagagggtgCTGTGGTGTGCCATCAGGGCACTGCAGAGCAG GTACGTGGACATCAACTTCGTGGTGTACACGGGGGACCTGGGTGTGACGGGACAGCAGATTCTGGATGGGGCGCGACGGCGTTTCAACATCGCGCTCCCCCGCCCAGTTCAGTTTGTGTTCCTGAGGCACCGGCTGCTTGTGGAGCCCGGCCTTTTTCCTCACTTCACTCTGCTGGGACAGAGTGTGGGCTCCGTCTTCCTGGGATGGGAGGCGCTGATGGAGTTTGTCCCGGACATTTACATCGACTCCATGGGCTACGCCTTTACGCTGCCCCTGTTCCGCTACTTGGGAGGCTGCAGCGTGGGGAGTTACGTTCACTACCCCACCATCAGCACTGACATGCTGTCTGTAGTGAGAGAGAGGAACCCCAG GTTCAACAACCCAGACTACGTCTCCAACAGTCTCTTCCTGAGTGCCTTCAAGGTGGTCTACTACTGCCTCCTCGCCCTTCTCTACGGCATGGCCGGCTCCTGCAGCGACCTCATCATGGTCAACTCCTCCTGGACCCTCGATCATATCTTGTCACTGTGGCGCGCTCCCAACCGCACCAGCGTGGTGTACCCGCCCTGCGACGTCAGCGCGTTCATGGATGTGCCACTGGAGGAGGACGGGGACAGGAAGTGCCACTCGATCGTTTCCATCGGGCAGTTCAGGCCGGAGAAGGACCACCGGCTGCAGATCAGGGCTTTCAAGAAGGTGTTAgacagaaggagggaaggggcgGGGGGAAGGGAGGCACTGAAGCTGGTTCTGATTGGTGGATGCAGGAACCAGGAAGACGAGGACAGAGTGCTCATGTTGAGGGGGCTCTGCCAGGAGCTGGGTGTGGCCGACAGAGTGGCGTTTAAACTCAACGTGCCCTTCGAGGAGCTGAAGAGAGAGATCGCGGAAGCCACCATCGGACTGCATACCATGTGGAACGAACACTTTGGAATAG GTATTGTGGAGTGTATGGCAGCAGGGAAGGTCATTCTGGCACACAAGTCTGGCGGACCCAAGCTGGACATTGTGGTACCTTTCGAGGGAGGCCAGACCGGCTTCCTGGCTGATGACGAGGACAGTTACGCGGAGGCCGTGGAGAGGATCCTGGCGCTGGCGCCCGCCAGCCGGCTGCACATCAGACGCAACGCACGGCAGTCCGTGGCTCGCTTCTCAGATCAGGAGTTCGAAGCCTGCTTCCTCGCGGCTATGGAGCCTCTGATGGGAACCCTTGAACGATAA
- the spp2 gene encoding secreted phosphoprotein 24 — MKSYMLLLALLHTLGCSGIPLYYSELTSLADRGLGAALAQVNSEYVRYLYRVSRGSVKKIIPVSLNATDLLMVFGIKETECVKASGNDPQTCAFRTGFFVPSLSCSSRVRMSATSAQVLSLRCDHDSSSSSSESSEEMTLKRRHQFNIPFVNRAVPAPPAPPAPPAPPLHLQPGLPLHGRTAEEARPRGDTFTNYLV, encoded by the exons ATGAAGTCCTACATGCTCCTCTTGGCCCTGCTGCATACTCTGGGATGCTCAG GGATCCCACTGTACTACTCAGAGCTCACGTCTCTGGCAGACAGGGGCCTCGGAGCAGCCCTGGCTCAGGTCAACTCGGAGTATGTCAGATATCTTTACCGGGTTAGCCGAGGCTCAGTCAAAAAG ATTATTCCCGTTAGCCTGAACGCCACTGACCTGCTGATGGTGTTTGGCATTAAAGAGACGGAGTGTGTGAAGGCTTCCGGAAACGACCCCCAGACGTGCGCCTTCAGAACTGGCTTCTTTGTG CCATCCTTGTCCTGCTCCAGTCGGGTTCGAATGTCGGCCACCTCGGCCCAGGTGTTGTCTCTCAGATGTGACCACGACTCCTCGAGCTCCAGCTCAGAGTcgagtgaggag ATGACCTTAAAGCGGAGACACCAGTTCAACATCCCATTTGTAAATAGAG CagtccctgctcctcctgcacctcctgctcctcctgcacctcctctgcaCCTCCAGCCTGGTCTCCCCCTGCATGGCCGGACGGCGGAGGAAGCCCGGCCCAGAGGAGACACTTTCACCAACTACCTGGTGTGA